One genomic window of Actinoplanes lobatus includes the following:
- a CDS encoding FHA domain-containing protein: MAFVADTSLRDRLPEADQERWPALVTEWGVIEAAVADEVILPMARDNPKMMVLSRDNFIDHRREHPWIEDHPERFLAWQMNGDSIAFVPSGVKPEPLQRVSREKEDKLVHAAGLARSVLRTRWSCGDPYCTAAMTRQGELLLWPVADTEGRARCPFCEGLLAAIGPREQTKQLVLCDMAGAELLRFPIEAGVDVVIGRGRAIFGVGIDSLPSPPERHGRISRQHLLLRLRPDGCVTAVDLGSANGTRIHRAGAPPGDGARLEPHTAVTLGGHDLLSLARSVRVYVSGQRYPVGDDRTWSGRSEPPRTEIESEGTT, encoded by the coding sequence ATGGCATTCGTGGCCGACACATCGTTACGCGATCGCCTTCCGGAGGCCGACCAGGAACGCTGGCCCGCCCTGGTGACGGAGTGGGGTGTCATCGAGGCCGCGGTGGCCGACGAGGTCATTCTTCCGATGGCTCGCGACAACCCGAAAATGATGGTTCTCAGCCGCGACAATTTCATCGATCATCGGCGCGAGCACCCGTGGATCGAAGATCACCCGGAACGCTTTCTCGCCTGGCAGATGAACGGCGACTCGATCGCATTCGTGCCGTCCGGCGTCAAGCCGGAGCCGCTCCAGCGAGTCTCCCGGGAGAAGGAGGACAAGCTCGTCCACGCGGCCGGGCTGGCCAGGTCGGTGCTGCGGACCCGGTGGTCCTGCGGCGACCCGTACTGCACGGCGGCGATGACCCGGCAGGGCGAGCTGCTGTTGTGGCCGGTCGCCGACACCGAAGGACGGGCTCGCTGCCCGTTCTGCGAGGGCCTGCTGGCCGCGATCGGGCCACGGGAGCAGACGAAGCAGCTCGTGCTGTGCGACATGGCCGGCGCCGAACTGCTGCGATTCCCCATCGAGGCGGGTGTGGACGTGGTCATCGGCCGGGGACGCGCCATCTTCGGCGTCGGCATCGACTCGCTGCCCTCGCCTCCGGAGCGTCATGGCCGGATCAGTCGCCAGCACCTGCTCCTGCGGTTGCGGCCGGACGGCTGCGTCACAGCCGTCGACCTCGGCTCGGCCAACGGCACGCGGATTCATCGCGCCGGCGCCCCGCCGGGCGACGGCGCCCGGCTCGAACCGCACACGGCCGTCACGCTCGGCGGGCACGACCTGCTTTCCCTGGCCCGGTCCGTCCGGGTCTACGTGTCCGGCCAGAGGTATCCCGTCGGCGACGACCGAACCTGGTCCGGCCGATCCGAACCGCCCAGGACCGAAATCGAGAGCGAAGGAACGACCTGA